The Flaviramulus sp. BrNp1-15 genome has a window encoding:
- a CDS encoding amidohydrolase family protein, which translates to MYSNKITLIVFALIFSFGVSAQELSFEEYNPKSTLVVPSKIIKRAKFPFIDIHGHQYRMPTQDLEPVIAAMDTLNMQIMVNLSGRSGDQLQQSVKNIADHYPNRFVVFANVNFDGVGAEGWIEKTVNQLKDDVKNGARGLKVYKSLGMYNKDVDGNRLAIDDERLDPIWKTCGDLGIPVLIHAADPKSFWDEFDGDNERWLELKTHPRRKRGADNPAPWEQIIAEQHNMFKKHPNTTFINAHMGWFANNLGKLGELLDDMPNMNVGIGAIIAELGRQPRFAKAFFIKYQDRILFGKDSWKPEEFPTYFRVLESADEYFPYHKKYHAFWAMYGLDLPDAVLKKVYYKNALRIVPGLDKSMFPKN; encoded by the coding sequence ATGTATTCAAATAAGATTACTCTAATTGTATTTGCTTTAATTTTTTCATTTGGTGTTTCGGCTCAAGAGCTGTCCTTTGAAGAATATAACCCTAAATCAACCCTAGTAGTTCCCAGTAAAATTATAAAACGCGCCAAATTTCCTTTTATAGATATACATGGACATCAATATAGAATGCCAACACAAGATTTAGAGCCAGTTATAGCCGCAATGGATACTCTAAATATGCAAATCATGGTGAATTTAAGTGGTCGTTCTGGTGACCAATTGCAACAATCTGTAAAAAATATAGCAGACCATTATCCAAATCGTTTCGTGGTGTTTGCTAATGTAAATTTTGATGGAGTAGGTGCAGAAGGTTGGATAGAAAAAACCGTAAATCAGTTAAAAGATGATGTGAAAAATGGCGCTAGAGGATTAAAAGTTTACAAAAGCCTTGGCATGTATAACAAAGATGTTGATGGAAATAGATTAGCTATTGATGATGAACGTTTAGACCCTATTTGGAAAACCTGTGGCGATTTGGGTATTCCTGTTTTAATTCATGCGGCAGATCCTAAATCGTTTTGGGATGAATTTGATGGTGATAACGAACGTTGGCTTGAACTAAAAACGCATCCCAGAAGAAAACGAGGAGCAGATAACCCAGCACCTTGGGAACAAATAATTGCAGAACAGCATAATATGTTTAAAAAACACCCAAACACTACATTTATTAATGCCCACATGGGTTGGTTTGCTAATAATTTAGGGAAATTGGGAGAACTTCTAGATGATATGCCAAATATGAATGTGGGTATAGGTGCAATTATAGCAGAATTAGGAAGACAACCGCGTTTCGCCAAAGCTTTTTTTATTAAGTATCAAGACCGTATTTTATTTGGAAAAGATAGTTGGAAACCCGAAGAATTTCCAACGTATTTTAGAGTCTTAGAAAGTGCTGATGAATATTTCCCGTATCACAAAAAGTACCATGCGTTTTGGGCCATGTATGGTTTAGATTTACCAGACGCGGTTTTAAAAAAAGTATATTATAAGAATGCTTTACGTATTGTTCCAGGGTTGGATAAAAGCATGTTTCCTAAAAATTAG
- a CDS encoding AGE family epimerase/isomerase, with translation MNKTFLVFCVITVIFLSCKKQQKPIEDLLLAELEVAAKDNLIDKWYPLILDQDDGGYYSDVTHDFKIGENHNKMIVTQARHVWVNAKASFIYKDSSYLTYANHGFDFLKNKMWDSINGGFYSLVKKDGTPILRRGQEKTAYGNSFAIYGLAALYEVSENPEALEYAKKTFYWLEEHSHDADLKGYFQHLNLDGTPIIRPEDEPSTSDIGYKDQNSSIHLLEAFTALYEVWPDELLRERLEEMLLLIRDTIVTDKGYMNLFFTANWTPISFQDTSKENIKQHYYLNHVSFGHDIEIAYLMLEASHALGVKNDSITLKKAKLLVDHTIKNGIDKKLGGLYDGGYYYKGDDNISIVNDKKNWWAQAEGLNSLLIMNDYFPDDELDYKAQFDNLWNYTKTYFIDDEFGGWYEWGIDKSSESKTALKGHIWKSIYHNFRALTNCIKILKKDNANF, from the coding sequence ATGAATAAAACCTTTTTAGTTTTTTGTGTCATTACAGTAATATTTTTAAGTTGTAAAAAGCAACAAAAACCAATTGAAGATTTACTTTTAGCCGAATTGGAAGTTGCTGCTAAAGATAACTTAATAGATAAATGGTACCCTTTAATTTTAGATCAAGATGATGGTGGTTATTACAGTGATGTAACCCATGATTTTAAAATTGGAGAAAATCATAATAAAATGATCGTTACACAAGCAAGACATGTTTGGGTAAATGCAAAAGCATCATTTATATATAAAGATAGTTCTTACCTAACGTATGCAAATCATGGTTTTGATTTTTTAAAAAACAAAATGTGGGATAGCATTAATGGAGGATTTTATAGCCTTGTAAAAAAAGATGGTACACCTATTTTAAGACGCGGACAAGAAAAAACTGCTTACGGAAATTCGTTTGCTATTTATGGTCTTGCTGCTTTATATGAAGTCTCAGAAAACCCAGAAGCTTTAGAATATGCTAAAAAAACTTTTTATTGGTTAGAAGAGCATAGTCATGATGCAGATTTGAAAGGCTATTTTCAACATTTAAATTTAGATGGAACACCTATTATTAGACCAGAAGACGAACCATCAACATCTGACATTGGTTATAAAGACCAAAACAGCTCCATTCATCTACTGGAAGCTTTTACCGCTTTATATGAAGTATGGCCTGATGAGTTGCTAAGAGAACGTTTGGAAGAAATGCTATTACTAATACGTGATACCATTGTAACCGATAAAGGTTATATGAATCTGTTTTTTACAGCAAATTGGACTCCTATTTCATTTCAAGACACCTCAAAAGAAAACATAAAACAGCATTATTACTTAAATCATGTATCGTTTGGTCATGATATTGAAATCGCCTACTTAATGCTTGAGGCATCCCATGCTTTGGGTGTAAAGAATGATTCCATCACCCTAAAAAAAGCAAAACTTCTGGTTGATCACACTATAAAAAATGGTATTGACAAAAAACTTGGTGGTTTATATGATGGTGGTTATTACTATAAAGGTGATGACAATATTTCAATAGTAAATGATAAAAAAAATTGGTGGGCTCAAGCCGAAGGCTTAAATAGTCTTTTAATTATGAATGATTATTTCCCCGATGATGAATTAGATTACAAAGCACAATTTGATAATCTATGGAACTATACAAAAACCTATTTTATAGATGATGAATTTGGAGGATGGTACGAATGGGGCATTGATAAATCATCAGAATCTAAAACCGCTTTAAAAGGCCACATTTGGAAAAGCATTTACCATAATTTTAGAGCTTTAACCAATTGCATTAAAATATTAAAAAAAGACAATGCTAATTTTTAG
- a CDS encoding glycoside hydrolase family 9 protein: MKPYLFFISFFIFSFTNAQNDKDNIFKINDQEYLEMRGANVMLAHDFYPESHQGGVGIIQNGIRVATNGDLRLEPTPGQWQPVPKVGERQVDLNRQTISVNMEYPDDGKNGKGFNPIFYPDLEMKYTLKVTAEGKSFKISVDLEETLPAEWVGKVGMNIEFFPGYLFGKSYYMDEAFGIFTRQANGPGYYDDEEVFQLKPMAVGKELVIAPEDSKQTLSIKNLKNNELQLLDGRAQHSNGWFIVRSLVPAGATKNAIEWLVTPNVIEQYTYKPVVQVSQVGYQTNQSKVAVIETDKNDTTNRNISLLRVDKKGGFTEILNETPKLWGDFLRYRYYQFDFSKVTASGMYVIKYNNEITHAFQIADDIYDRDVWQPTLEYFLPVQMCHMRVNDRYKVWHGRCHMDDARMAPINHNHFDGYIQGPETLAKYKSGEHVPGINLGGWHDAGDYDLRVESQASTVGGLSHIYELFDVQYDNTTIDQSTKTVEMLQPDGKPDVLQQIEHGALSVVGGYKSLGRFYRGIIVPHKRQYILLGDAVNHSDGDIYSKEINASDVDTLAIEKGIKGAPDDRWVFTEQNPWRELNAAADLAAASRSLRGYNDVLAEDCLTIAKEIWQITNPQSPIVKTRLAVELLKTTKDKQYAEFLVKHVDGITESISRIGWIVGPVLNLVSNDDFTEKIRKAVKEYSKEVSKLGKETPYGMPYKPNIWGAGWGIQSFGVQQYYLHTSFPDIFPDTYMLNAMNFVLGVHPGVNTSSFASGVGSRSLTQAYGINRGEHSYIPGGIGSGTALIRPDFPELLEWPFLWQQTEYVLGGGTTDYLHLILAANTLLKQKQ; encoded by the coding sequence ATGAAACCCTACCTTTTCTTTATTTCATTTTTCATTTTCAGTTTTACAAATGCCCAAAATGATAAAGACAATATTTTTAAAATAAACGACCAAGAGTATCTTGAAATGCGCGGTGCTAACGTTATGTTGGCACATGATTTTTATCCTGAAAGTCATCAGGGAGGAGTTGGTATAATTCAAAATGGTATTCGTGTTGCTACCAATGGCGATTTACGTTTAGAACCTACACCTGGCCAGTGGCAACCCGTACCTAAAGTAGGTGAGCGTCAGGTAGATTTAAATAGACAAACTATAAGTGTAAATATGGAATATCCAGATGATGGAAAAAATGGTAAGGGTTTCAATCCTATTTTTTATCCAGATTTGGAAATGAAATATACCTTAAAGGTAACTGCTGAAGGCAAATCGTTTAAAATTAGTGTAGATTTAGAAGAAACACTACCTGCAGAATGGGTTGGTAAAGTAGGTATGAATATTGAGTTTTTTCCAGGTTACCTTTTTGGAAAATCTTACTACATGGATGAAGCCTTCGGAATATTTACAAGACAAGCTAATGGTCCTGGTTATTATGATGATGAAGAGGTTTTCCAATTAAAACCTATGGCGGTAGGAAAAGAATTGGTTATTGCTCCTGAAGATAGCAAACAAACTTTAAGCATAAAAAATCTTAAAAATAATGAGTTGCAGTTGCTAGATGGTAGAGCGCAACACAGCAATGGCTGGTTTATAGTACGCTCTTTAGTTCCTGCTGGAGCTACAAAAAATGCTATTGAATGGTTGGTTACACCAAATGTTATTGAACAATACACATACAAACCAGTTGTGCAAGTATCTCAAGTTGGTTATCAAACCAATCAATCTAAAGTGGCAGTTATTGAAACCGATAAAAATGATACTACAAACAGAAATATAAGTTTATTGCGAGTAGATAAAAAAGGTGGTTTTACTGAAATTTTAAATGAAACACCTAAGCTTTGGGGCGATTTTTTACGTTATCGCTATTATCAATTCGATTTTTCAAAGGTTACAGCATCTGGTATGTATGTGATTAAATATAATAATGAGATAACACATGCTTTTCAAATAGCAGATGATATTTATGATCGTGATGTGTGGCAACCAACCTTAGAATATTTTTTACCTGTGCAAATGTGCCATATGCGCGTAAATGACAGGTATAAAGTATGGCATGGTCGCTGTCATATGGATGATGCTCGAATGGCGCCCATTAACCACAATCATTTTGATGGCTATATACAAGGTCCAGAAACACTTGCTAAATACAAATCTGGTGAGCATGTTCCAGGAATTAATTTAGGTGGTTGGCACGATGCTGGAGATTACGACTTACGAGTAGAATCTCAAGCATCAACGGTTGGCGGACTATCTCATATTTATGAATTGTTTGATGTTCAGTACGATAATACAACTATAGACCAAAGCACCAAAACCGTAGAAATGCTTCAGCCAGATGGCAAACCAGATGTTTTGCAACAAATTGAACATGGCGCTTTATCGGTTGTTGGTGGTTATAAGTCTTTAGGGCGTTTTTATAGAGGTATTATCGTACCACACAAACGACAATATATTTTACTTGGCGATGCTGTTAATCATAGCGACGGAGACATTTATTCAAAAGAAATTAACGCATCAGATGTTGATACATTAGCTATTGAAAAAGGTATAAAAGGAGCACCAGACGATCGTTGGGTGTTTACAGAGCAAAATCCTTGGAGAGAATTAAACGCAGCAGCAGATTTGGCAGCTGCTTCAAGAAGTTTGCGGGGTTATAATGATGTTCTTGCAGAGGATTGTTTAACCATAGCTAAAGAAATTTGGCAAATTACAAATCCACAAAGCCCAATTGTTAAAACACGTTTAGCGGTTGAGTTATTAAAAACGACTAAGGATAAACAATACGCTGAATTTTTAGTAAAACATGTAGATGGTATTACCGAGAGCATAAGTAGAATAGGCTGGATAGTAGGTCCAGTTTTAAATTTAGTTTCTAATGATGATTTTACAGAAAAAATCAGAAAGGCAGTAAAAGAATATTCAAAAGAAGTTTCAAAACTTGGTAAAGAAACGCCTTATGGTATGCCATATAAACCTAATATTTGGGGTGCTGGTTGGGGTATTCAAAGTTTTGGTGTGCAACAATATTATTTGCATACCAGTTTTCCAGATATTTTTCCAGATACCTATATGTTAAATGCTATGAATTTTGTTTTAGGTGTGCACCCTGGTGTAAACACATCTTCTTTTGCTTCGGGTGTTGGTTCTCGTTCGTTAACGCAAGCTTACGGTATAAATAGAGGAGAGCACTCTTATATTCCAGGTGGTATTGGTTCAGGTACAGCTTTAATTCGTCCAGATTTTCCAGAGTTATTAGAGTGGCCTTTTTTATGGCAACAAACCGAATATGTTTTAGGAGGAGGAACCACAGATTATTTACATTTAATTTTAGCGGCTAACACTTTATTAAAACAAAAACAATAA
- a CDS encoding glycosyl hydrolase has product MKQLLVTSMACVCIIASSYSQNLDNKLVNKDASVEAIALYNYINNLGDNILSGQHSYNGNPEQFYNKAYNITGKYPAVWGTDFYWSGGEDPGSSVVESTKKMHKKGAIITLMWHVGRPTDDAPYGWKESVQNKISDSEWKDLITPGTEIHKRWLNQIDHIAGYLKQLQEANIPILWRPYHEMNGVWFWWGNKRGEQGFAKLWQMLFDRYVNHHKLNNLIWVWNANAPRDIPHDEGFEYHLFYPGHDYVDILATDVYHFDYEQNEYEQLLKLANGKPIALGEVGQLPKTNILDEQPKWSWFMVWSNWLETANTEERVKSVYEYKNTLTRDEIQIKN; this is encoded by the coding sequence ATGAAACAGTTATTAGTAACTTCTATGGCATGTGTGTGTATTATAGCTTCAAGCTATAGTCAAAATCTTGATAATAAACTAGTCAATAAAGATGCAAGTGTCGAAGCCATAGCCTTATATAATTACATTAATAATCTTGGGGACAATATATTATCTGGACAGCATAGTTATAACGGAAATCCTGAACAATTTTATAATAAAGCATACAATATCACAGGTAAATATCCAGCGGTTTGGGGAACCGATTTTTATTGGAGTGGTGGTGAAGACCCAGGAAGTAGCGTAGTAGAGTCCACAAAAAAAATGCATAAAAAAGGCGCCATAATAACCTTAATGTGGCATGTTGGAAGACCAACAGATGATGCTCCTTATGGTTGGAAAGAAAGTGTTCAAAATAAAATATCTGATAGCGAATGGAAGGATTTAATAACTCCAGGAACAGAAATTCATAAGCGTTGGCTCAATCAAATAGATCATATAGCTGGTTATTTAAAACAATTGCAAGAGGCGAACATTCCTATTCTTTGGAGACCGTATCATGAAATGAATGGTGTTTGGTTCTGGTGGGGAAATAAAAGAGGCGAACAAGGGTTTGCTAAACTTTGGCAAATGCTATTCGATCGCTATGTAAATCATCATAAATTAAATAATTTGATTTGGGTTTGGAATGCTAATGCGCCAAGAGATATTCCACATGATGAAGGTTTTGAGTATCATCTATTTTATCCCGGGCATGATTATGTTGACATTTTAGCAACCGATGTGTATCATTTTGATTACGAGCAAAACGAATACGAACAATTATTAAAACTCGCTAATGGTAAACCTATTGCTTTAGGCGAAGTAGGGCAGTTACCAAAAACCAATATTTTAGATGAACAACCTAAGTGGTCTTGGTTTATGGTTTGGTCCAATTGGTTAGAAACCGCAAATACAGAAGAGCGCGTAAAAAGCGTATACGAATATAAAAATACCCTAACACGAGATGAGATTCAAATTAAAAATTAG
- a CDS encoding PEP/pyruvate-binding domain-containing protein: MKKLVLLVFVCFITNSFSQKISDEQIASLISQYKKDVRGPYKDIRWFCTDGSIRQPKDPCPDNIGPGVQHARYKDEVVALAKTNQIYLGQILAYTDKDEFWDAKNNHSRLKQYQLDKYLRGVDNGWINEKGQYYRGAIQSEDEEAWGIDFYKWVLADDANIEKNYFLIRQSLKDIPHNGDDNLSQLIRSQSKVISDEFIQFMDLRVKIHSQPEYNDISKVKAFKEKFSSKLSNSQSQKLDELIATMAKFYKPIDIKTLVNKTTLFKNTEIAEKINSYISSNSSETSAEILIPETAQLLMDLRTSLIDVKKPLARLQLLDVSLKLEEIIFKTAQQWEPNNLQEMLNKICYLGMATAGSGYIEMYEWNELSLKAPFPDENSMTLDELTNVLENGRSLVEWSSSMVKANYQNIVDVYTNFEPKTYGFIDDKIRGSVALYLGESVGKLGDFIALESALTNKVLDIANQSSFRGLNPGYAFGELVVVDGSPDAIEVNSNNIYIFQRPPADLKPVAGIATVSEGNMVSHVQLLARNLGIPNAALSDSNLKSLIKYHGQKVFYAVSNKGNIIMKLEKDMIEAERSLFIKKERNEEKIEVPVENILLDETNILNLRSVDASDSGKLCGPKAANLGQLKKMFPEQVVEGLVIPFGIFRAHMDLPMPNQEVSYWMFLNNMFKEAERMRSQGIVEAEVEDYQLKQLDILRKAIKQMALNPTFVNQLEKDFTSILGANLGDIPVFLRSDTNMEDLKDFTGAGLNLTLFNVLDKNKIIQGIKDVWASPYTERSFKWRQKYLLNPENVFPSILVIPSVDVDYSGVLITKGISNGNENDLTVAFSRGAGGAVDGQSAETYLIKINGGQRFLAPAREQYYNSLPITGGTEKKLATFETSVLNQQNINEIRNLAKTIRETLPKETHSDYEGAYDVELGFKNNKLWLFQIRPFVENKKALSSDYLESITPIIDKNKVISLSEKL; the protein is encoded by the coding sequence ATGAAAAAGTTAGTTTTACTTGTTTTTGTATGTTTTATTACAAATAGTTTTTCTCAAAAAATAAGTGATGAACAAATTGCTTCTCTAATAAGCCAATACAAAAAGGATGTTCGCGGTCCATACAAAGATATCCGTTGGTTTTGTACAGATGGAAGCATTAGACAACCAAAAGACCCATGTCCAGATAATATAGGTCCAGGAGTGCAACATGCACGTTATAAAGATGAGGTTGTGGCATTAGCCAAAACCAATCAAATTTATTTAGGACAGATTTTGGCTTATACTGATAAAGACGAATTTTGGGATGCTAAAAACAATCATTCGAGGTTAAAACAATACCAATTAGATAAATATTTAAGAGGTGTTGATAATGGTTGGATTAATGAAAAGGGGCAGTATTACAGAGGTGCTATTCAATCTGAAGATGAAGAAGCTTGGGGTATCGATTTTTACAAATGGGTATTAGCTGATGATGCTAATATTGAAAAAAACTACTTTTTAATTCGTCAGTCATTAAAAGATATTCCTCACAATGGCGATGATAATTTATCTCAGCTTATTCGTAGCCAATCTAAAGTGATTTCAGATGAATTTATTCAGTTTATGGATTTGCGTGTAAAAATTCATAGTCAACCAGAGTATAATGATATTTCTAAAGTAAAAGCATTTAAAGAAAAATTTAGTTCGAAATTATCGAATTCTCAATCACAGAAACTGGATGAACTAATAGCAACTATGGCTAAGTTTTATAAACCAATAGACATTAAAACGTTGGTAAATAAAACGACACTGTTTAAAAACACTGAAATTGCTGAAAAAATTAATAGTTACATTTCAAGCAATTCGTCAGAAACGTCTGCAGAGATATTAATCCCAGAAACAGCGCAATTATTGATGGATTTAAGAACCTCTCTTATAGATGTAAAAAAACCTCTAGCACGTTTGCAACTTTTGGATGTTTCTTTAAAATTAGAAGAAATTATTTTTAAAACGGCACAACAATGGGAACCGAATAATTTACAAGAAATGCTTAATAAAATATGTTATTTAGGAATGGCGACTGCTGGTTCTGGGTACATAGAAATGTATGAATGGAATGAGTTAAGTTTAAAAGCACCATTTCCTGATGAAAATAGTATGACGTTAGACGAACTAACAAATGTTTTAGAAAACGGACGAAGTTTAGTAGAGTGGAGTTCTTCTATGGTGAAAGCTAATTATCAAAACATTGTTGATGTTTATACCAATTTCGAGCCTAAAACATATGGCTTTATTGATGATAAAATAAGAGGCTCTGTGGCTTTGTATTTGGGAGAAAGTGTTGGGAAGTTAGGTGATTTTATTGCCTTAGAATCTGCCTTAACAAATAAGGTGCTTGATATTGCTAACCAAAGTTCATTTAGAGGGTTAAATCCTGGGTATGCTTTTGGCGAATTGGTTGTTGTTGATGGTTCGCCTGATGCCATTGAAGTGAATTCAAACAATATTTATATTTTTCAGCGTCCTCCAGCCGATTTAAAACCTGTTGCAGGTATCGCTACAGTTTCTGAAGGTAATATGGTATCTCATGTACAGTTATTGGCCAGAAATTTAGGTATTCCAAATGCAGCGTTATCTGACAGTAATTTGAAAAGTTTAATAAAGTATCATGGACAAAAGGTGTTTTATGCGGTTTCAAATAAAGGAAATATTATCATGAAACTAGAGAAAGATATGATAGAGGCTGAACGTTCACTTTTTATAAAAAAGGAACGTAATGAAGAGAAAATTGAAGTACCAGTTGAAAACATATTGTTAGATGAAACCAATATTTTAAACTTGCGAAGTGTTGATGCTAGCGATTCTGGTAAACTTTGTGGCCCTAAAGCAGCTAATTTAGGACAATTAAAAAAGATGTTTCCAGAGCAAGTTGTAGAAGGTTTAGTTATTCCATTTGGGATTTTTAGAGCGCATATGGATTTGCCAATGCCAAATCAAGAGGTATCTTATTGGATGTTTTTAAACAATATGTTTAAAGAAGCAGAACGTATGCGTTCTCAAGGAATAGTAGAAGCAGAAGTTGAAGATTATCAATTAAAACAACTTGATATACTTAGAAAGGCTATTAAACAAATGGCTTTAAATCCTACGTTTGTTAATCAACTAGAAAAAGACTTTACATCTATTTTAGGAGCAAATTTGGGTGATATTCCCGTATTTTTAAGAAGTGATACCAATATGGAAGACCTTAAAGACTTTACAGGAGCTGGACTAAACCTAACGTTATTTAATGTTTTAGATAAAAATAAAATTATTCAAGGAATTAAAGATGTTTGGGCATCACCATATACCGAGCGTAGTTTTAAATGGCGTCAAAAATATTTATTAAATCCAGAAAATGTATTTCCTTCTATTTTAGTTATTCCTAGTGTAGATGTAGATTATTCTGGTGTACTTATTACAAAAGGTATAAGTAACGGGAATGAAAATGACTTAACAGTTGCTTTTAGTAGAGGAGCAGGAGGTGCAGTTGATGGGCAATCGGCAGAAACCTATCTAATAAAAATAAATGGTGGACAACGATTTTTAGCACCTGCAAGAGAGCAATATTATAACAGTTTGCCAATTACTGGTGGAACAGAAAAGAAATTAGCCACGTTTGAAACTTCAGTTTTAAATCAGCAAAACATAAATGAAATTCGTAATCTGGCAAAAACCATTAGGGAAACACTTCCAAAAGAAACACATTCCGATTATGAAGGAGCATATGATGTGGAGCTTGGATTTAAAAACAACAAACTATGGCTATTTCAAATACGTCCGTTTGTAGAAAATAAAAAGGCATTAAGTTCAGATTATTTAGAATCTATAACGCCTATAATTGATAAAAATAAAGTGATTTCGCTTTCAGAAAAACTATAA
- a CDS encoding serine hydrolase, translated as MKKYILIFGVIFICSSFTVLTFYPIDGYEHTGIKRLKRLELIKSGELVETSKLPAGAMKSYLDIKLNLLPKKNDSVQCYLKVNEDFQKEINGLFRGLDKSYSLAVLDISDINHVRYAQRNETAGYQPGSVGKIAVLLGLFNQLAKIYPDDFEKRLDVLRNKSVKAGVWGLTDEHTIPIYNIETKKLVKRQVIASDVFTLFEWADHMLSVSNNGAASIVWREVLLMQAFGEKYPELTPEEADIYFKTTPKKELTDLGNDVVNLPLRDLGITHDEWRLGSFFTRGANTYVGDKGGSIGTTLGLMKFLVQLEQGNVIDEASSLEMKRLMYMTDRRIRYAQSPALKDAAVYFKSGSLYKCDRSKGEACGKYMGNVQNFMNSVAIVEHPDNCNYMVVLMTNVLRKNSATDHMMLAASIDKIIKK; from the coding sequence ATGAAAAAATATATTTTAATTTTTGGTGTTATATTCATTTGTTCATCATTCACAGTGTTAACATTTTACCCTATAGATGGTTATGAACATACAGGAATAAAACGTTTAAAACGCTTAGAACTTATTAAAAGTGGTGAGCTTGTTGAGACTTCAAAATTACCTGCTGGAGCAATGAAGTCTTATCTTGATATTAAGTTAAACTTACTTCCCAAAAAGAATGACAGTGTACAATGCTATTTAAAAGTAAATGAGGATTTTCAGAAAGAAATTAATGGTTTGTTTAGAGGTTTGGATAAAAGTTATTCGTTAGCAGTTTTAGATATTTCAGATATTAATCATGTGCGTTATGCACAGCGTAATGAAACGGCAGGCTATCAACCAGGAAGTGTTGGAAAAATAGCCGTATTACTTGGTTTATTTAATCAATTAGCTAAGATTTATCCAGATGATTTTGAAAAGCGTTTAGATGTACTACGAAACAAATCTGTAAAAGCAGGTGTTTGGGGGTTAACCGACGAACATACTATTCCTATTTACAATATTGAAACTAAAAAATTAGTGAAGCGCCAAGTAATTGCAAGTGATGTGTTTACGCTTTTTGAATGGGCAGACCATATGTTGTCTGTAAGCAATAACGGTGCCGCAAGTATTGTTTGGAGAGAGGTTTTACTAATGCAAGCTTTTGGTGAAAAATACCCGGAATTAACACCTGAGGAAGCTGATATTTATTTTAAAACAACACCAAAAAAAGAATTAACCGATTTAGGAAATGATGTGGTTAATTTGCCATTACGTGATTTAGGAATAACACATGATGAGTGGCGCCTGGGTAGTTTTTTTACTAGAGGCGCTAATACTTATGTAGGAGATAAGGGTGGCAGTATAGGAACGACTCTTGGTTTAATGAAATTTTTAGTACAACTAGAACAAGGCAATGTTATTGATGAAGCATCTAGTTTAGAAATGAAACGTTTAATGTATATGACAGATCGCCGTATTCGTTATGCACAATCGCCAGCATTAAAAGATGCTGCAGTATATTTTAAATCTGGAAGCTTGTATAAATGCGATAGAAGTAAGGGAGAAGCCTGTGGAAAATATATGGGTAATGTGCAAAATTTTATGAATTCTGTAGCCATTGTTGAGCATCCAGATAATTGCAATTATATGGTAGTTTTAATGACTAATGTTTTAAGAAAAAACTCTGCAACAGATCACATGATGCTTGCAGCTAGCATTGATAAGATTATAAAGAAATAG